The following proteins are co-located in the Hemiscyllium ocellatum isolate sHemOce1 chromosome 34, sHemOce1.pat.X.cur, whole genome shotgun sequence genome:
- the rbm24a gene encoding RNA-binding protein 24, giving the protein MHTTQKDTTFTKIFVGGLPYHTTDASLRKYFEVFGDIEEAVVITDRQTGKSRGYGFVTMADRAAAERACKDPNPIIDGRKANVNLAYLGAKPRIMQPGFAFGVQQIHPAFVPRPYGIPTHYVYPQAFMQPGVVIPHVQPAAAATPYIDYTGTAYAQYSAATAAAAAAAAYEQYPFAASPAAAAAAAGYVTAAGYSYAVQQPMPNAAPGATAAAAFSQYQPQQLQTDRLQ; this is encoded by the exons ATGCACACCACCCAGAAGGACACCACCTTCACCAAGATCTTCGTCGGCGGGCTGCCCTACCACACCACGGACGCGTCGCTCCGCAAGTACTTCGAGGTGTTCGGCGATATCGAGGAGGCGGTGGTGATCACGGACCGGCAAACCGGCAAATCCCGCGGATACGGCTTT gtGACCATGGCTGACCGGGCGGCGGCGGAGAGGGCATGCAAAGATCCCAATCCCATCATCGACGGCAGGAAAGCCAATGTCAACCTGGCCTACCTCGGGGCTAAACCACGCATCATGCAGCCGG GTTTCGCTTTCGGAGTACAGCAGATTCACCCCGCTTTCGTCCCCAGGCCCTATGG GATCCCCACTCATTATGTCTACCCACAAGCCTTTATGCAACCTGGAGTCGTCATCCCGCATGTGCAACCTGCAGCTGCTGCGACCCCTTACATTGACTACACTGGGACTGCCTACGCGCAGTATTCCGCAGccacagctgctgctgctgctgctgccgcctATGAGCAGTATCCATTCGCCGCAAGCCCTGCTGCCGCAGCAGCAGCTGCTGGTTATGTCACTGCCGCCGGGTACAGCTACGCAGTGCAGCAGCCCATGCCCAATGCAGCTCCTGGGGCAACTGCTGCTGCAGCCTTCAGCCAGTACCAGCCACAGCAGCTGCAAACTGACCGCCTGCAATAA